The Caulifigura coniformis genome includes a region encoding these proteins:
- the yacG gene encoding DNA gyrase inhibitor YacG: MRSTPSTCAICGTTLEEGAAVSSPIYPFCSVRCKQIDLLRWCDGRYTVVNDMDPDLLLELGERMGDQDESPA, encoded by the coding sequence TTGCGTTCGACCCCCTCGACCTGTGCGATTTGCGGAACGACCCTCGAGGAGGGGGCGGCCGTCTCTTCCCCGATCTACCCGTTCTGCAGCGTGCGGTGCAAACAGATCGACCTCCTGCGCTGGTGCGACGGCCGCTACACCGTCGTGAACGACATGGACCCCGACCTGCTCCTGGAACTCGGAGAGAGAATGGGAGATCAGGACGAGTCCCCGGCGTAG